Proteins from a genomic interval of Crassostrea angulata isolate pt1a10 chromosome 7, ASM2561291v2, whole genome shotgun sequence:
- the LOC128157150 gene encoding microspherule protein 1-like isoform X1 gives MSQIDSEIPSQAMTSETNSDSSIGIKKEDDQSTSLESLPSVQSQSGSVTEGTPKHRISQLLPPQSQNSAQEPRRTSSRSIKRKKFDDEVVESSLIKTERGRMTKLSTVTQVLEKLEPAVEKEQPPAPPPEKKKVCTIVLNKMVSKSINSAAKRAKKQKPPAPASTKDLGRWKAQDDLALITAIQQTNDLTAVHLGVKFSCRFTLKEIQERWYALLYDPIISKLAVQAMNQLHPDVVAEVQSRALYSTEEESLMGTVSSTSQPTVEIFQELLEQNPDTFYPLRTAKALHNHWLLLKQYHLLPDQSVQPIPRGDHVLNFSDAEEMMNDEELREPKDDVLEQELSVSDRRNKNEIRHLEQELPKWQVLVDSVTGISPQDFDNQTLAVLRGRLVRYLMRSKEITLGRATKDNQIDVDLSLEGPAWKISRRQGIIKLRSNGDFFLANEGKRPFYVDGKAILAGNKQKLNNNSVVEISSLRFIFLINQDLINVIRTESQKLVPT, from the exons ATGTCGCAGATAGATAGCGAAATTCCTAGTCAAGCGATGACAAGTGAGACTAACTCTGATTCTTCCATAGGAATCAAGAAAG AAGACGACCAGTCAACATCTCTAGAGTCCCTACCCTCAGTACAAAGTCAGTCTGGGTCTGTCACAGAGGGAACCCCAAAGCACCGCATTAGTCAGCTTCTACCACCCCAGAGTCAAAACTCGGCCCAGGAACCACGGAGAACCTCTTCAAGATCCATCAAGCGCAAGAAGTTCGATGATGAAGTCGTAGAAAGTAGTTTGATTAAAACAGAGAGAGGGAGAATGACAAAGTTATCCACAGTGACACAAGTTCTGGAGAAATTGGAGCCAGCTGTTGAAAAAGAACAGCCCCCAGCCCCACCTCCCGAAAAGAAGAAGGTTTGCACCATAGTACTTAACAAGATg GTTTCCAAGTCTATTAATTCAGCAGCAAAACGAGCCAAGAAACAAAAG CCTCCAGCACCTGCCTCGACCAAAGACCTGGGAAGGTGGAAGGCTCAAGATGACCTTGCCCTCATCACAGCTATTCAGCAG ACAAATGACCTGACAGCAGTCCATTTAGGGGTCAAGTTCTCTTGTAGATTTACCCTCAAGGAAATTCAGGAGAGGTGGTATGCATTGCTGTATGACCCAATCATATCAAA GTTAGCTGTGCAGGCCATGAATCAGCTCCACCCCGATGTTGTGGCAGAGGTCCAGTCGCGTGCTCTCTACAGTACAGAGGAGGAGTCTCTGATGGGCACCGTGTCCTCG accaGTCAGCCAACAGTGGAGATATTTCAGGAGCTCCTAGAACAGAACCCAGACACGTTCTACCCACTGCGCACGGCCAAGGCGCTGCACAACCACTGGTTACTGCTGAAACAGTACCACCTTCTGCCCGACCAGTCAG TGCAGCCCATTCCTCGCGGGGACCACGTGCTGAATTTCTCTGACGCTGAGGAGATGATGAATGATGAAGAACTAAG AGAACCCAAAGATGATGTCCTGGAACAAG AACTCTCTGTGTCTGACAGAAGAAACAAGAACGAGATCCGACACCTGGAACAGGAGCTTCCTAAATGGCAGGTGTTGGTGGACAGTGTGACAG GCATCAGTCCCCAGGACTTTGATAACCAGACCCTGGCTGTGCTGAGAGGGAGGCTGGTCCGTTACTTAATGAGGTCAAAGGAG ATAACGTTAGGTAGAGCTACCAAGGACAATCAGATAGATGTGGACCTGTCCCTGGAGGGTCCCGCCTGGAAGATCTCCCGCCGCCAGGGCATCATCAAGCTCCGCAGTAATGGAGACTTCTTTCTAGCCAATGAGGGCAAGCGGCCATTTTACGTCGATGGCAAAGCCATACTGGCTGGGAACAAGCAGAAACTCAACAATAACTCTGTGGTTGAG ATCTCAAGCTTGCGTTTCATTTTCCTGATTAACCAAGACTTGATCAACGTGATTCGGACTGAATCTCAGAAGCTGGTTCCAACGTGA
- the LOC128157150 gene encoding microspherule protein 1-like isoform X2, protein MSQIDSEIPSQAMTSETNSDSSIGIKKEDDQSTSLESLPSVQSQSGSVTEGTPKHRISQLLPPQSQNSAQEPRRTSSRSIKRKKFDDEVVESSLIKTERGRMTKLSTVTQVLEKLEPAVEKEQPPAPPPEKKKVSKSINSAAKRAKKQKPPAPASTKDLGRWKAQDDLALITAIQQTNDLTAVHLGVKFSCRFTLKEIQERWYALLYDPIISKLAVQAMNQLHPDVVAEVQSRALYSTEEESLMGTVSSTSQPTVEIFQELLEQNPDTFYPLRTAKALHNHWLLLKQYHLLPDQSVQPIPRGDHVLNFSDAEEMMNDEELREPKDDVLEQELSVSDRRNKNEIRHLEQELPKWQVLVDSVTGISPQDFDNQTLAVLRGRLVRYLMRSKEITLGRATKDNQIDVDLSLEGPAWKISRRQGIIKLRSNGDFFLANEGKRPFYVDGKAILAGNKQKLNNNSVVEISSLRFIFLINQDLINVIRTESQKLVPT, encoded by the exons ATGTCGCAGATAGATAGCGAAATTCCTAGTCAAGCGATGACAAGTGAGACTAACTCTGATTCTTCCATAGGAATCAAGAAAG AAGACGACCAGTCAACATCTCTAGAGTCCCTACCCTCAGTACAAAGTCAGTCTGGGTCTGTCACAGAGGGAACCCCAAAGCACCGCATTAGTCAGCTTCTACCACCCCAGAGTCAAAACTCGGCCCAGGAACCACGGAGAACCTCTTCAAGATCCATCAAGCGCAAGAAGTTCGATGATGAAGTCGTAGAAAGTAGTTTGATTAAAACAGAGAGAGGGAGAATGACAAAGTTATCCACAGTGACACAAGTTCTGGAGAAATTGGAGCCAGCTGTTGAAAAAGAACAGCCCCCAGCCCCACCTCCCGAAAAGAAGAAG GTTTCCAAGTCTATTAATTCAGCAGCAAAACGAGCCAAGAAACAAAAG CCTCCAGCACCTGCCTCGACCAAAGACCTGGGAAGGTGGAAGGCTCAAGATGACCTTGCCCTCATCACAGCTATTCAGCAG ACAAATGACCTGACAGCAGTCCATTTAGGGGTCAAGTTCTCTTGTAGATTTACCCTCAAGGAAATTCAGGAGAGGTGGTATGCATTGCTGTATGACCCAATCATATCAAA GTTAGCTGTGCAGGCCATGAATCAGCTCCACCCCGATGTTGTGGCAGAGGTCCAGTCGCGTGCTCTCTACAGTACAGAGGAGGAGTCTCTGATGGGCACCGTGTCCTCG accaGTCAGCCAACAGTGGAGATATTTCAGGAGCTCCTAGAACAGAACCCAGACACGTTCTACCCACTGCGCACGGCCAAGGCGCTGCACAACCACTGGTTACTGCTGAAACAGTACCACCTTCTGCCCGACCAGTCAG TGCAGCCCATTCCTCGCGGGGACCACGTGCTGAATTTCTCTGACGCTGAGGAGATGATGAATGATGAAGAACTAAG AGAACCCAAAGATGATGTCCTGGAACAAG AACTCTCTGTGTCTGACAGAAGAAACAAGAACGAGATCCGACACCTGGAACAGGAGCTTCCTAAATGGCAGGTGTTGGTGGACAGTGTGACAG GCATCAGTCCCCAGGACTTTGATAACCAGACCCTGGCTGTGCTGAGAGGGAGGCTGGTCCGTTACTTAATGAGGTCAAAGGAG ATAACGTTAGGTAGAGCTACCAAGGACAATCAGATAGATGTGGACCTGTCCCTGGAGGGTCCCGCCTGGAAGATCTCCCGCCGCCAGGGCATCATCAAGCTCCGCAGTAATGGAGACTTCTTTCTAGCCAATGAGGGCAAGCGGCCATTTTACGTCGATGGCAAAGCCATACTGGCTGGGAACAAGCAGAAACTCAACAATAACTCTGTGGTTGAG ATCTCAAGCTTGCGTTTCATTTTCCTGATTAACCAAGACTTGATCAACGTGATTCGGACTGAATCTCAGAAGCTGGTTCCAACGTGA